From one Stieleria sp. JC731 genomic stretch:
- a CDS encoding tetratricopeptide repeat protein gives MPVLLEGTAVVIRNDALDRCLDGGASDFHTIAPNSMSFGDGEVSQASFMSPRDAEIFLEQLVLLGLRADGDSPEVVLVDAFHQSITPDCDWLQLMEYKGNLIASLVGNDSNVVVAPESWDPEEGPTLKHMTADEVRDRLDFVRRDDKVDVYRDRETGELLYSARINETPEEMFQRAAGVVIANMRLPGERPLKPDQQKHVRESIGVLQQLVSRYEDSWRIWFLLGKAWHAVHRLSRSVQSYQHADEVSDEPQSVVLKEWSGVLLEMGQSGEACDIAERAVAVKPNDVELLGNLAVAYLLDQRLESANKTIGHALSIDPNDRTNLFIQSRVRAVQAGRISNPRSIAELEGRSAWKTQPHRLAVGEDDVQQPSSWYQRWVKPLLHPLLGKTGK, from the coding sequence ATGCCGGTGCTGCTGGAAGGTACCGCCGTGGTCATCCGCAACGATGCGTTGGATCGTTGTCTGGATGGAGGGGCGTCAGACTTCCACACCATCGCACCGAATTCGATGTCGTTCGGTGACGGCGAGGTATCGCAGGCGAGTTTTATGTCACCGCGCGATGCGGAAATTTTTCTGGAGCAGTTGGTGCTGCTCGGCTTGCGTGCCGACGGCGATTCACCAGAAGTTGTCTTGGTCGATGCGTTTCATCAGTCGATCACGCCGGACTGCGATTGGCTGCAGTTGATGGAATACAAAGGCAATCTGATCGCAAGTTTGGTTGGCAACGATTCCAACGTGGTCGTTGCCCCTGAGAGTTGGGATCCCGAAGAAGGCCCAACGTTGAAGCACATGACCGCCGACGAAGTCCGCGACCGTTTGGATTTTGTACGCCGAGATGACAAAGTCGATGTGTATCGCGATCGCGAAACGGGTGAGTTGCTCTATAGCGCCCGAATTAATGAAACGCCTGAAGAGATGTTTCAAAGGGCGGCCGGCGTTGTCATCGCGAACATGCGACTGCCCGGTGAAAGGCCGCTGAAGCCCGATCAACAAAAACATGTTCGTGAATCGATCGGAGTCCTGCAGCAGTTGGTCAGCCGATACGAAGATTCTTGGCGAATCTGGTTCCTCTTGGGCAAAGCTTGGCATGCGGTTCATCGCCTGTCTCGATCGGTTCAATCCTATCAGCATGCTGATGAAGTGAGCGACGAACCACAGTCTGTCGTTCTGAAGGAATGGTCAGGAGTTTTGCTGGAGATGGGACAAAGTGGCGAAGCGTGCGATATCGCTGAGCGAGCCGTCGCGGTGAAGCCTAACGATGTCGAATTGCTGGGCAATTTGGCCGTCGCGTATTTGCTTGACCAGCGTCTTGAATCGGCCAACAAGACCATCGGACATGCGTTGTCGATCGACCCCAACGATCGGACCAACCTTTTCATCCAAAGCCGTGTGCGTGCTGTGCAAGCGGGGCGGATTTCGAACCCGCGTTCGATTGCGGAATTGGAAGGCCGCTCGGCTTGGAAAACTCAGCCTCATCGGCTGGCGGTTGGCGAGGACGATGTCCAACAGCCATCGTCTTGGTATCAACGATGGGTCAAACCTTTGCTTCATCCGCTGTTGGGCAAAACCGGAAAGTAG
- a CDS encoding M16 family metallopeptidase, with translation MPEFKSATLKNGLRIVAETDPRSYSMSLGYFVRAGARNERDLQSGLSHFLEHMMFKGTDRRSAEDVNRELDELGGQSNAYTSEEQTVYYATVLPKFQDRIVDLLTDMMSPVLDEGEFETERQVILEEIAKYEDQPPFGGFERAMEIFFSPRGLGRRVLGTAESIEAMTASRMRDYFLQRYRPENIVLAATGNVDFDGLVGEIESRTQRWADRTPSESLPDDDLKTIPEGIQLDANLATPDASQAYAIMIGDGPSSECKDRYAARLLASILGDEGGSRLFWDLIDTGRAEIATCWPQEFSDCGSWFTYLVCAPEDLQSNKRFIQEIVARLVKDGVSTEELNQAINKTTAGYIMQSERPSNRLFSIGSRTLMHDQYMSLDDSLEKVRAVDPESISRVAQKYLSAPALEVIAAAGE, from the coding sequence ATGCCTGAATTCAAAAGTGCGACGCTGAAAAACGGCCTGCGTATCGTTGCCGAAACTGATCCTCGCAGCTATTCGATGTCGTTGGGCTATTTCGTTCGAGCCGGGGCGCGCAACGAGCGTGACCTGCAGTCGGGCCTAAGTCACTTCCTTGAACACATGATGTTCAAAGGCACCGATCGACGCAGCGCCGAGGACGTCAATCGTGAGCTCGATGAGCTTGGCGGCCAATCCAACGCTTACACCTCCGAAGAGCAAACGGTGTATTACGCCACCGTTCTGCCGAAGTTCCAAGACCGCATCGTCGATCTGTTGACCGATATGATGTCGCCGGTTTTGGATGAGGGAGAGTTCGAGACCGAACGGCAAGTGATTTTGGAAGAGATCGCCAAGTACGAAGACCAGCCGCCCTTCGGCGGCTTTGAGCGTGCGATGGAGATCTTCTTTTCACCGCGTGGTTTGGGACGACGAGTTCTGGGGACTGCGGAATCGATCGAAGCGATGACCGCATCGCGGATGCGAGACTATTTCTTGCAGCGTTATCGCCCAGAGAACATTGTCCTGGCGGCGACCGGCAATGTTGACTTCGATGGGTTGGTCGGCGAGATCGAAAGTCGGACTCAGCGTTGGGCAGATCGAACACCCAGCGAGTCGTTGCCGGACGATGACTTGAAAACGATTCCTGAAGGCATCCAGCTGGACGCAAACCTTGCAACGCCGGACGCATCGCAGGCCTACGCGATCATGATCGGTGATGGGCCATCTTCGGAATGCAAAGACCGTTATGCAGCGCGGCTGCTCGCATCGATTTTAGGTGACGAAGGCGGCAGTCGACTTTTTTGGGATCTCATCGATACCGGACGAGCTGAAATCGCGACTTGCTGGCCGCAGGAATTCAGTGACTGCGGATCTTGGTTTACCTATTTGGTTTGTGCCCCCGAAGACTTGCAAAGCAACAAACGGTTCATCCAGGAAATTGTCGCGCGTTTGGTTAAAGACGGCGTTAGTACTGAAGAACTAAACCAAGCGATCAACAAAACCACCGCCGGTTACATCATGCAAAGTGAGCGGCCGAGCAACCGTCTATTCAGCATCGGGAGCCGCACACTGATGCACGATCAATACATGTCGCTGGACGATTCACTGGAGAAGGTTCGCGCTGTCGATCCTGAATCGATTTCGCGAGTTGCGCAAAAGTATCTTTCGGCTCCCGCATTGGAAGTGATCGCTGCGGCAGGCGAGTAG